A genome region from Aliivibrio salmonicida LFI1238 includes the following:
- a CDS encoding IS30-like element ISVsa7 family transposase: MGYQYKQLTLGERYQIEAWNTHSISAREIGQKLKRSNGSISKELRRCPAGSYSAEQAHKHAFQKRTLSIKHTKCSQKNKKIIHLYLQLGWSPEQISGRMRREKIENTICCSTIYNAIKREQWQRMLARKGKKYKQRKGVEAGARLIPNRIDISQRPAIVDDKSEVGHWEGDTVYGQDGYLVTMVERVSKLLVTCKVRNKSKKAVTRGINRMMKPFKELCKTITFDNGGEFAGHAKIAKHLNCDIYFAKPYHSWQRGLNENTNGLLRRFFPKGMAIGELTAKEIKQAEFLINSRPRKTLNFLSPSEFLNGKSVSVIVTI, encoded by the coding sequence ATGGGATACCAATATAAGCAACTGACACTAGGTGAAAGATACCAGATTGAAGCGTGGAATACACATAGTATTTCTGCTCGTGAAATAGGACAAAAATTAAAACGGAGCAATGGCTCCATTTCAAAGGAACTACGACGTTGTCCTGCTGGAAGCTATTCTGCCGAGCAAGCGCATAAACACGCTTTCCAAAAAAGAACACTTTCGATTAAGCACACAAAATGCAGCCAAAAGAATAAAAAAATAATTCACCTATATCTTCAGCTTGGTTGGAGCCCAGAGCAAATATCTGGACGAATGCGTAGAGAAAAAATAGAAAATACAATATGTTGCAGTACTATTTACAACGCAATTAAAAGAGAGCAGTGGCAAAGGATGCTTGCTCGAAAAGGCAAAAAATACAAACAACGCAAAGGTGTAGAAGCAGGAGCAAGACTCATTCCTAACCGCATTGATATATCTCAACGCCCTGCTATTGTCGATGATAAATCTGAGGTTGGTCACTGGGAAGGTGACACTGTTTATGGTCAAGACGGGTATTTAGTAACGATGGTAGAACGAGTGTCTAAGCTATTAGTTACGTGCAAAGTACGCAATAAATCCAAAAAGGCCGTTACTCGCGGGATAAATCGCATGATGAAGCCCTTTAAAGAGCTTTGCAAAACAATCACATTTGATAATGGCGGAGAGTTCGCAGGTCATGCTAAGATAGCTAAGCATCTGAACTGTGACATTTATTTTGCTAAACCTTACCATTCTTGGCAACGAGGTTTGAATGAAAATACCAATGGTTTACTAAGACGTTTTTTCCCAAAGGGAATGGCCATTGGAGAACTTACTGCAAAAGAGATTAAACAGGCAGAGTTTTTGATTAATTCTCGACCTAGAAAGACATTAAATTTTCTGAGTCCGAGCGAGTTTTTAAACGGTAAGAGTGTGTCGGTTATTGTTACGATCTAG
- a CDS encoding TetR/AcrR family transcriptional regulator, translating to MKTKDRIILGALTLFNQNGERNITTNHISAHLEISPGNLYYHFGNKEAIINSIFDNYANELKTRFKPMAEEDQSTMPSVQIMLSYLDSIFELMWNYRFFYANLPDILSRDTELKEKYTKAQESLNDNLISIMKGFRTSGLIALEDDELLALTKTLHLVSSCWISYQTAQLSDKEITEAVVYQGMLQMLNVVRPIATEQGRAQILELEAHYQSRL from the coding sequence ATGAAAACAAAAGACAGAATAATCCTCGGTGCCTTAACCCTTTTTAACCAAAATGGTGAACGAAATATCACCACCAACCATATTTCGGCGCATCTTGAAATCAGTCCGGGTAATTTGTATTACCACTTTGGCAATAAAGAAGCGATCATCAATAGTATTTTTGATAACTATGCGAACGAGCTAAAAACACGCTTTAAACCAATGGCAGAAGAAGACCAATCGACAATGCCTAGTGTACAGATCATGTTGAGTTATTTAGATTCGATTTTTGAGTTGATGTGGAACTACCGTTTCTTTTACGCCAATTTACCCGATATCTTAAGCAGAGATACGGAGTTAAAAGAAAAATACACCAAAGCACAAGAATCCCTAAACGATAACCTTATTAGTATCATGAAAGGATTTAGAACTTCAGGCCTTATTGCGCTTGAAGACGATGAATTACTCGCGCTAACCAAAACGTTACACCTCGTATCGTCATGCTGGATAAGTTACCAAACCGCACAATTGTCAGATAAAGAAATAACAGAGGCGGTGGTTTATCAAGGCATGTTACAAATGCTAAATGTCGTTAGACCAATAGCAACAGAGCAAGGCAGAGCACAGATATTAGAATTAGAAGCGCATTATCAAAGCAGATTATAG
- the rfaD gene encoding ADP-glyceromanno-heptose 6-epimerase: protein MIIVTGGAGMIGSNIIKSLNDNGFNDILVVDNLKDGKKFKNLVDLDITDYMDKEDFITQIMAGDDFGTIDAIFHEGACSATTEWDGKYMMMNNYEYSKEVLHFCIEREIPFLYASSAATYGDTDTFIEEREYEGALNVYGYSKQQFDNYVRRLWADAEAHGETVSQITGFRYFNVYGPREQHKGSMASVAFHLNNQMNASEDPKLFERSDEFKRDFVYVGDVAAVNLWFLENGVSGIFNCGTGRAEPFRAVADAVIKHHGKGEVQSIPFPEHLKGAYQEFTQADLTKLRAAGCDVEFKSVADGVAEYMAIVNK from the coding sequence ATGATCATTGTAACTGGCGGCGCTGGCATGATTGGCAGCAACATTATTAAGTCTTTAAATGACAACGGCTTTAACGATATCTTAGTGGTTGATAACCTGAAAGATGGCAAAAAATTCAAGAACCTAGTTGATCTTGATATCACTGATTACATGGATAAAGAAGATTTCATTACGCAAATCATGGCGGGTGATGACTTTGGTACAATTGATGCTATTTTCCACGAAGGTGCGTGCTCTGCTACCACTGAGTGGGATGGCAAATACATGATGATGAACAACTATGAATACTCGAAAGAAGTGCTTCATTTTTGTATCGAACGTGAGATCCCATTCTTATACGCATCATCTGCTGCGACTTATGGCGATACTGATACCTTCATTGAAGAGCGTGAGTACGAAGGTGCATTAAACGTTTACGGCTATTCTAAACAACAGTTTGATAACTACGTTCGCCGCCTATGGGCTGATGCTGAAGCGCACGGTGAAACGGTTTCTCAAATTACCGGTTTCCGTTACTTCAATGTCTATGGTCCTCGTGAGCAACATAAAGGTTCTATGGCTTCGGTTGCTTTCCATCTGAACAATCAAATGAATGCCAGCGAAGATCCTAAACTGTTTGAGCGCAGTGATGAATTCAAGCGTGATTTCGTTTACGTGGGTGATGTGGCTGCGGTTAACTTGTGGTTCTTAGAAAATGGCGTATCAGGTATTTTCAACTGTGGTACTGGTCGTGCTGAACCGTTCCGCGCTGTTGCGGATGCGGTAATTAAGCACCACGGTAAAGGCGAAGTTCAAAGCATTCCGTTCCCTGAGCATTTAAAAGGCGCATATCAAGAGTTTACGCAAGCAGATTTAACTAAGTTGCGAGCTGCGGGTTGTGATGTTGAGTTTAAGTCGGTAGCTGATGGTGTTGCTGAGTATATGGCGATTGTTAATAAGTAA
- a CDS encoding four helix bundle protein codes for MLFEKLKIWQRSARLACDVIELFEGNRNFALKDQILRSSLSVPSNISEGEERETLKEKIRFYYYAKGSCGELLTQLLIAIETSSVPKEPALILVKETREIAKVIATIIQKDKRKK; via the coding sequence GTGTTATTTGAAAAGTTGAAAATATGGCAGCGTTCTGCTCGATTGGCTTGTGATGTAATTGAGTTATTTGAAGGGAATAGAAACTTTGCCCTAAAAGATCAAATACTACGTTCTTCGTTATCTGTGCCTTCAAATATCTCAGAGGGAGAGGAACGAGAGACACTTAAGGAGAAGATTCGATTTTACTATTATGCTAAAGGCTCATGTGGCGAATTACTTACGCAGCTATTGATAGCAATTGAAACCTCTAGTGTGCCAAAAGAACCAGCGCTTATTTTAGTTAAAGAAACAAGAGAAATCGCAAAAGTTATTGCAACAATCATTCAAAAAGATAAGAGAAAAAAGTGA
- the waaF gene encoding lipopolysaccharide heptosyltransferase II, with amino-acid sequence MKILIIGPSWVGDMVMSQSLYITLKQQNPDAVIDVMAPAWCKPILERMPEVNQAIEMPLGHGAFDLFGRRRLSKQLSANNYTHAYICPNSAKSALIPWFAGIPIRTGWKGEMRYGLLNDLRSNKKSFQYMVERYVALAHPKSEMINSSSLGGLDTLPRPKLAIDADTQQAMLTKFSLSADKPVLGLCPGAEFGPAKQWPVEHYAAVANEMINQGYQVWLFGSAKDKETTEAIKSLVHSDNQASVFNLAGDTSLIEAVDLLAACKTVVSNDSGLMHVAAAVGCHVVGVYGSTSPKYTPPLAEKVDIVSTDIECRPCFKRECEFKHLKCLTDLDPQLVLDKISPKSHSNESVIQVTSC; translated from the coding sequence ATGAAAATTTTGATCATTGGCCCATCTTGGGTGGGTGATATGGTGATGTCGCAATCACTGTATATCACACTAAAACAACAAAACCCTGACGCTGTTATTGATGTTATGGCTCCGGCATGGTGTAAGCCTATTTTGGAACGCATGCCTGAAGTGAACCAAGCGATTGAAATGCCGCTTGGTCATGGTGCCTTTGATTTGTTTGGTCGCCGCCGTTTAAGTAAGCAGCTTAGCGCTAATAATTATACTCATGCTTATATCTGCCCTAATTCCGCTAAATCGGCATTAATACCTTGGTTTGCTGGTATTCCAATTCGTACTGGCTGGAAAGGCGAGATGCGCTATGGCCTACTTAACGATTTACGTTCAAATAAGAAATCATTTCAATACATGGTCGAACGCTATGTGGCATTGGCTCATCCAAAATCAGAGATGATTAATTCAAGCTCATTAGGTGGGCTAGATACTTTACCTCGACCTAAGCTTGCTATTGATGCTGATACCCAGCAAGCAATGTTAACTAAATTTTCTCTATCTGCGGATAAACCTGTTCTTGGCTTATGCCCTGGTGCGGAATTTGGCCCGGCAAAACAGTGGCCTGTTGAGCATTACGCAGCTGTAGCTAATGAGATGATTAACCAAGGCTATCAAGTATGGTTATTTGGTTCAGCAAAAGATAAAGAAACCACTGAAGCCATTAAATCTTTGGTTCATTCAGATAATCAAGCATCGGTATTTAACCTAGCGGGTGATACCAGTTTAATTGAAGCTGTAGATCTGCTTGCTGCTTGTAAAACGGTTGTCAGTAATGACTCTGGCTTAATGCATGTAGCTGCTGCTGTCGGTTGTCATGTGGTTGGGGTTTATGGTTCAACATCACCAAAGTACACGCCACCATTAGCTGAAAAAGTTGACATTGTGAGTACAGATATTGAATGTCGCCCTTGTTTTAAACGCGAGTGTGAATTTAAGCATTTGAAGTGTCTGACCGATCTTGATCCACAACTAGTGCTGGATAAAATTAGTCCCAAAAGCCACTCGAATGAATCTGTCATTCAGGTTACTTCATGTTAA
- a CDS encoding N-acetyl sugar amidotransferase, whose protein sequence is MKYCSKCVMPDTRPGIAFDENGICTPCLNHEKKKNIDWDSRYKELEKLCEKYRGINGEGQYDCMIAVSGGKDSHYQVYFMKEVMKMNPLLVSVEDNFPMTDAGKHNIRNISEEFGCDIISLKPNIKVQKHLMRKTFERYGKPTWFIDRLIYTYPLMMAEKFNTALLVYGENVSFEYGGADAVETYSARNIIDNGVASDIPFEDLIDDNIQDNDLVLCHAPTKSQLDRIDPMYLGYFIPWDSFTNYNFATKRGFKDLTHEWDRTHHVENFDQVDSRAYLVHPWLKYPKFGHASATDYAARMVRYGMLTRKEAVELVKAKDAKLDPKCIEDFCNFLGYSNRQFWDVVDGLYNTELFNKDNNGEWVLKSI, encoded by the coding sequence ATGAAATATTGCTCTAAATGTGTAATGCCTGATACTAGACCTGGGATAGCATTTGATGAAAATGGTATTTGTACCCCATGTCTAAATCATGAGAAAAAGAAAAATATCGACTGGGATTCTAGGTATAAAGAGTTAGAAAAACTTTGCGAAAAATATCGTGGTATTAATGGTGAAGGGCAATATGATTGTATGATCGCCGTTTCTGGCGGTAAAGATAGTCACTATCAAGTATATTTCATGAAAGAAGTTATGAAGATGAATCCATTACTGGTTTCGGTTGAAGATAACTTTCCTATGACTGATGCCGGTAAGCATAATATTAGAAATATTTCTGAAGAGTTTGGATGTGACATAATATCATTGAAACCTAACATCAAGGTGCAGAAGCATTTGATGAGAAAGACATTTGAACGATATGGTAAGCCGACGTGGTTTATTGACCGGTTAATATATACATATCCATTAATGATGGCTGAAAAATTTAATACAGCGCTTTTGGTCTATGGTGAAAATGTAAGTTTCGAATATGGTGGTGCGGATGCAGTTGAAACTTATTCAGCTAGAAATATTATTGATAATGGTGTAGCTAGTGATATTCCATTTGAAGATTTAATTGATGATAACATTCAAGATAACGATCTTGTACTTTGTCACGCTCCAACAAAATCACAGTTAGACCGTATCGACCCAATGTATCTTGGTTATTTTATTCCTTGGGATAGTTTTACGAACTATAATTTTGCAACAAAACGTGGATTTAAAGATTTAACACATGAGTGGGATAGAACTCATCATGTAGAGAACTTTGATCAAGTTGATTCTCGGGCTTACTTGGTTCACCCTTGGTTAAAATATCCAAAATTTGGTCATGCATCAGCGACGGATTATGCTGCAAGAATGGTGCGTTATGGAATGTTGACTAGAAAAGAAGCGGTGGAGTTAGTTAAAGCTAAAGATGCGAAATTAGATCCTAAATGCATTGAAGATTTTTGTAATTTTCTAGGCTATTCGAATAGGCAATTTTGGGATGTTGTAGATGGCTTATACAATACTGAATTGTTCAATAAGGATAATAATGGTGAGTGGGTGTTAAAATCCATCTAG
- a CDS encoding polysialyltransferase family glycosyltransferase has translation MNVFLVTSPFQYICANEARCHYATNDNILLLVKQDMEPAISQMTKIVNENDWTHVINIERSQRTFSMPKAIKAVNKIRTNSSIKHFFHGEYNGWRTKFLLRNLKPDTEIYFDDGSLTLGEYERFIKTEHTFYRPRFVNDLIIKMQGLKPIGRLPISKKLEIFTIFDIKDPTVPVVKNDFSNMRETYNLNDDHQREHSNEYALFLGQGSIDCHGTIKSFYLDAIKRFAKTTGKKILYAPHRTETSDIRKEILKIENLTYHDSTLPIELEIAEKQLNINNIGGIASTALYTLKIIYPHIKIYSAKQSKEEYHTQVTYTDNELMLELLKSIGIELF, from the coding sequence ATGAATGTTTTTCTTGTGACATCCCCCTTTCAATATATTTGTGCAAATGAAGCAAGATGTCATTATGCGACTAATGATAATATCCTCCTGCTTGTAAAACAAGATATGGAGCCCGCAATTAGCCAAATGACAAAGATTGTTAATGAAAATGATTGGACGCATGTGATTAATATTGAGCGAAGCCAACGAACATTCTCAATGCCGAAGGCCATCAAAGCGGTCAATAAGATAAGAACGAATAGCTCTATTAAGCACTTTTTTCATGGCGAATATAACGGATGGCGAACCAAATTTCTGTTACGTAACTTGAAACCTGATACTGAAATTTATTTCGATGATGGTTCGTTAACTTTAGGGGAATATGAGCGCTTTATCAAAACAGAGCACACTTTCTATCGCCCACGATTTGTAAATGATCTGATAATAAAAATGCAGGGACTAAAGCCTATTGGTCGACTACCCATTTCTAAAAAGTTAGAGATTTTCACAATTTTTGATATAAAGGATCCCACGGTGCCAGTTGTCAAAAATGATTTTTCTAACATGAGAGAAACATATAATTTGAATGACGATCACCAGCGCGAACATTCTAATGAATACGCTCTCTTCTTAGGCCAAGGTAGCATTGATTGTCATGGGACAATTAAGTCTTTCTACTTAGATGCAATTAAGCGTTTTGCTAAAACTACAGGAAAGAAAATCTTATATGCACCTCATCGTACAGAAACTTCAGATATCCGCAAAGAAATTTTGAAGATTGAAAACTTGACGTATCACGATTCAACACTACCTATTGAATTAGAAATTGCAGAAAAGCAACTAAATATCAACAACATAGGCGGGATAGCATCTACAGCACTGTACACTTTAAAAATCATTTACCCTCATATAAAAATATATTCTGCAAAACAGTCTAAAGAAGAATATCATACACAGGTAACTTATACTGACAATGAGCTGATGCTTGAACTCTTAAAATCTATTGGCATTGAATTATTCTAA
- a CDS encoding MBL fold metallo-hydrolase RNA specificity domain-containing protein — protein MPTPQKHSTQSTNFEINLKHHGGKLGVTGSCHELCINSNGNKHGILIDCGLFQGKDAKDKHGNDKKLDIEFPISHLKALILTHTHIDHIGRLPWLLTKGFKQPIYCTPATAELVPLMLDDGLKLQLGLNKGQRERVLELIRKQIKPIPYNQWHRIKLTSTMVPSHSKSSCSSLKAKRPESLNLLLRFQPAGHILGSAYVEIKLPNDEIVVFSGDLGPSNTPLLPDPISPKRADLLVIESTYGNKLHDSVETRAKRLQEIIERSLQDGGAIIIPAFSVGRTQELLFDIEHLIHHNKIDSKIPIILDSPLANKVTKQYRRFKKLWSKEAKTKLNNQRHPLNFEQCITIESHKEHMQIVNRLKSTAKPCIIVAASGMCAGGRVMNYLEALLPDKRTDIILAGYQAHGTLGRDLQNQRSTVWIDNQPVDVNAQIHTMSGYSAHADQADLIKFVDGIEEGRKEVVVVHGEDNVREEFERVLEARNYTLR, from the coding sequence ATGCCAACACCCCAAAAACACTCAACCCAAAGCACAAATTTTGAAATAAACCTAAAACACCACGGCGGAAAACTCGGCGTCACCGGCTCTTGCCATGAACTCTGCATTAATAGCAACGGCAATAAGCACGGCATATTAATCGACTGCGGTTTATTTCAAGGCAAAGACGCTAAAGATAAACATGGCAATGACAAAAAACTTGATATTGAATTTCCCATCTCACACCTCAAAGCATTAATCCTCACCCATACCCACATAGACCATATCGGTCGCTTACCTTGGTTATTAACAAAAGGCTTCAAGCAACCCATATACTGCACACCAGCAACCGCTGAGTTAGTACCACTCATGCTAGATGATGGCTTAAAACTGCAACTCGGGCTAAACAAAGGCCAAAGAGAAAGAGTATTAGAATTAATAAGAAAACAGATAAAACCCATTCCATACAACCAATGGCACCGAATTAAACTCACCTCTACAATGGTACCTTCTCACTCTAAAAGTTCTTGTTCTTCCCTGAAAGCGAAGCGTCCTGAATCCTTAAACCTGCTCTTAAGATTCCAACCCGCCGGCCACATCCTCGGCTCCGCTTACGTCGAAATCAAACTCCCCAACGATGAAATCGTCGTATTTTCAGGCGATCTTGGTCCATCCAATACCCCATTACTTCCCGATCCAATTTCACCAAAACGTGCCGACTTATTAGTAATAGAAAGCACTTATGGCAACAAACTTCACGACAGTGTAGAAACCAGAGCAAAGCGACTGCAAGAGATAATAGAACGTTCACTACAAGATGGTGGCGCAATCATTATTCCCGCATTCTCAGTCGGCAGAACCCAAGAGCTGTTGTTTGATATTGAGCACTTAATTCATCACAACAAAATAGACTCAAAAATTCCTATCATTTTAGATTCTCCATTAGCCAACAAAGTCACCAAACAATATCGCCGATTCAAAAAACTCTGGAGTAAAGAAGCGAAAACCAAACTCAACAATCAACGGCATCCACTTAATTTCGAACAATGCATCACCATAGAAAGTCACAAAGAACATATGCAAATCGTCAACCGCCTAAAAAGCACCGCAAAGCCCTGCATAATAGTCGCCGCCAGCGGCATGTGCGCTGGAGGCCGAGTGATGAATTATCTAGAAGCGTTATTACCAGATAAACGCACCGACATTATTCTTGCCGGTTACCAAGCCCACGGTACTCTAGGCCGAGATCTGCAAAACCAAAGATCAACGGTCTGGATAGATAATCAACCAGTAGATGTAAATGCTCAAATCCATACCATGTCAGGCTATTCAGCCCACGCCGATCAAGCAGATTTAATTAAGTTTGTTGATGGGATTGAGGAGGGAAGGAAGGAGGTGGTTGTGGTGCATGGCGAGGATAACGTGCGCGAGGAGTTTGAGAGGGTACTGGAGGCTAGAAACTATACGCTGCGCTAG
- a CDS encoding O-antigen ligase family protein produces the protein MKKISLPLIATILCFLFFSTPIIYPDSYVVAPLLLALFGLFLLPKTYHAFKNRDVKYISLSMVGYFILTIISFLYSGGETSQLDMPSRTVLASFILCFLVTYKPNPAPLFLAAPIGAAIAGFISFYHSFYIGGCAFVGTFGYMPIQIGGIIASLATFSVISFFYYRKTEQKNFAVFSFVAANLGYIATLLSGARGAWLLTPFVLLIVLYLNKELINKKIVGYALLAAIIDLSIASAQITSRLDAIQSDLTQYSAEQSASSSGARLEMWKSALYSAQESPLFGQGFSGIEAAKQRQLDAGLIDPIALKYSRAHNQYLEDLQTKGIFGLSVLLIMFAVPFAFFKRNLKQYINDSDKDTHYFLALMGASHVALVAGYALTQHYLSHHSGILFFAVGIAILSALVINQRKPS, from the coding sequence ATGAAAAAAATAAGCTTACCTTTAATTGCTACAATACTTTGCTTTCTATTCTTCAGCACCCCTATTATTTATCCTGACTCTTACGTGGTTGCTCCGCTTTTATTGGCACTATTTGGTTTGTTTTTACTGCCAAAAACCTATCACGCCTTTAAAAACAGAGACGTTAAATACATTAGCTTATCCATGGTTGGGTATTTTATTCTTACCATCATCTCTTTTCTGTATTCAGGAGGAGAAACCAGCCAACTTGATATGCCAAGCCGAACGGTGTTGGCCTCTTTCATTTTATGTTTTTTAGTCACTTATAAACCCAATCCGGCACCACTATTTCTGGCTGCACCGATTGGAGCGGCGATTGCAGGCTTCATCAGTTTTTACCATAGCTTTTATATTGGCGGGTGTGCTTTTGTCGGTACGTTTGGTTACATGCCAATTCAAATTGGAGGTATTATCGCCTCATTAGCCACATTCTCTGTTATCTCGTTTTTTTATTACCGTAAAACAGAACAGAAGAACTTTGCTGTATTCAGCTTCGTTGCCGCTAATTTAGGCTACATCGCCACGTTATTATCTGGTGCTCGCGGTGCTTGGCTATTAACTCCCTTTGTTTTACTTATTGTTCTGTATTTAAATAAAGAGTTAATAAATAAAAAAATAGTCGGTTACGCTCTACTTGCTGCAATTATCGATTTATCTATTGCCTCAGCCCAAATCACTTCTCGACTTGATGCAATACAGTCTGATTTAACTCAATACTCAGCTGAACAATCCGCTAGTTCTTCTGGTGCACGCTTAGAGATGTGGAAATCTGCATTATATAGCGCACAAGAATCCCCATTATTTGGTCAAGGATTTTCTGGTATTGAAGCAGCAAAACAGCGCCAACTCGACGCTGGACTCATAGATCCAATTGCCTTGAAATACTCTCGAGCTCATAACCAATATTTAGAAGATTTACAAACCAAAGGGATTTTTGGTCTCTCTGTATTGCTGATCATGTTTGCGGTGCCTTTTGCTTTTTTCAAAAGAAACCTGAAACAATATATCAATGATTCAGACAAAGACACACACTACTTTTTGGCCCTAATGGGAGCCTCGCACGTCGCACTGGTTGCAGGCTATGCCCTTACCCAACATTACTTATCACATCACTCAGGCATTTTATTCTTTGCCGTTGGCATCGCCATACTGAGCGCCTTAGTGATTAACCAAAGAAAACCATCATGA
- the waaA gene encoding lipid IV(A) 3-deoxy-D-manno-octulosonic acid transferase: MLIRLVYTLLLTLLSPVLLFGLYKKKPNKPQFGDRWKEHFGFTPTLKKSEQPLWIHAVSVGEAIAATPLIKALKQQSPEQPILVTTTTSTGAEQIAKLGDLVEHRYMPIDFPFAVNGFLKTVNPSKLLIIETELWPNTLHSVGKSNIPIYVVNARLSEKSCQGYTKIQPVFTELSKHLTKVLCQTQADADRFARLGINKERLCATGSIKFDIQISDEIKQQGQELRQLLDNDRPIWIAASTHKGEDEQVLDAHKEVLKEHPNALLILVPRHPERFDTVFELSKNSGFSSIRRTSNKTVTAETQVYLGDTMGEMLVLIGAADVCFMGGSLLGDKVGGHNVLEPAALGVPVIIGPSYYNFKEIVDTLRGEQGIVICEPTQLSNHIVKLIDDSTEYQLLQNSASNVVQSNQGALNRTIAISNI, encoded by the coding sequence ATGTTAATCCGACTAGTTTATACCTTACTATTAACACTTCTCTCTCCTGTTTTATTGTTTGGTTTATATAAGAAAAAACCAAACAAACCTCAATTTGGTGACCGCTGGAAGGAGCACTTTGGATTTACTCCTACGCTAAAAAAAAGCGAACAACCACTCTGGATTCATGCGGTTTCAGTTGGAGAAGCGATTGCTGCGACACCATTAATTAAAGCATTAAAACAGCAGAGCCCTGAACAGCCAATCCTAGTGACAACCACAACAAGCACGGGTGCAGAGCAGATTGCCAAGTTAGGTGATTTAGTTGAACACCGCTATATGCCTATTGATTTCCCATTTGCTGTGAACGGATTTTTAAAAACGGTTAATCCAAGTAAATTACTGATTATTGAAACAGAGCTGTGGCCAAATACCTTACATTCTGTCGGTAAATCTAACATTCCTATTTATGTGGTTAACGCACGTTTATCTGAGAAGTCTTGCCAAGGCTACACCAAAATTCAACCTGTTTTTACCGAGCTAAGTAAGCACTTAACAAAAGTACTATGCCAAACCCAAGCGGATGCAGATCGCTTTGCGCGTTTAGGTATCAATAAAGAAAGATTATGTGCTACTGGCTCTATCAAATTTGATATTCAAATCTCGGATGAGATAAAACAGCAAGGCCAAGAGTTACGTCAGCTATTAGACAATGACCGCCCTATTTGGATTGCAGCTAGTACTCATAAAGGTGAAGATGAACAAGTTCTTGATGCTCATAAAGAAGTATTGAAAGAGCACCCTAACGCCTTGTTAATCTTGGTACCTCGCCACCCTGAGCGTTTTGATACGGTATTTGAATTAAGTAAAAACTCGGGATTTAGCAGTATAAGACGCACCTCTAACAAAACGGTTACCGCTGAAACTCAAGTTTATCTTGGTGATACCATGGGTGAAATGCTAGTTCTGATCGGCGCGGCTGATGTGTGCTTTATGGGCGGGAGTTTACTTGGCGATAAAGTCGGTGGGCACAATGTTTTAGAGCCTGCTGCGCTAGGTGTGCCTGTTATTATAGGGCCGAGTTATTATAACTTTAAAGAGATTGTGGATACGTTACGAGGTGAACAAGGGATTGTTATTTGTGAGCCGACTCAACTTAGTAATCACATCGTCAAGCTGATTGATGATAGTACTGAATATCAATTACTTCAAAACTCCGCTTCTAATGTTGTTCAAAGTAATCAAGGTGCTTTAAATCGTACGATCGCTATCTCAAATATATAA